The following proteins are encoded in a genomic region of Candidatus Hydrogenedentota bacterium:
- a CDS encoding SDR family oxidoreductase, whose translation MAYFVTGGTGFIGSNLVERLLRRKGVIYLLVRKESEEKVEALRARFGVNSKRIVSVYGDLSEPKLGLRKEQFTKLKGQIDHFFHLAAFYNLMSEDENLENQVNVQGTRRAVEVAGALQAKCFHQMSSIAVAGEFRGYWREDMFKEAEGLRHPYFRAKHDAEGIVRRECSVPWRIYRPGIVVGHSKTGEINKVDGPYYFFRFIQKVRKVFPAWVPLIGLEGGRINIVPVDYVVDAIDHLAHKRGLNKRSFHITDPEPFRAGEILNLFAKAAHAPQFAMRIDSRMFDIIPKGILDGVLELPPIRRIADTFLKDIGIPREALRYLNYPTRFDCRDTIKELEGTGIVCPRLSDYAPMLWDYWQRHLDPDLHRDRTLAGAVKDKVILITGASSGIGRAAAVKIAAAGGTPIIASRSLEKLRDAQQEIESLGGKAHIYQADISDMESCDQLIDQILRDHGRVDILVNNAGRSIRRSIRQSYDRFHDFERTMQLNYFGAVRLILKVLPGMTERKCGHIINISTIGVLANSPRFSAYTSSKSALDTFSRCVQAELLDKDIKFTTINMPLVRTPMISPTSFYEHVPALSSEEAADMVCEAIVEQPKRIATRLGIFAQVMTTLFPNLADVILNTAYKMFPDTDPAKQDETAGQAEPSSEAVVFAAIMRGIYW comes from the coding sequence TACCTGCTCGTCCGCAAGGAATCCGAGGAGAAGGTGGAGGCCCTTCGTGCGCGATTTGGAGTTAACTCCAAACGCATTGTCTCCGTTTACGGTGACCTTTCCGAACCCAAGTTGGGACTCAGGAAAGAGCAGTTCACAAAGCTTAAGGGGCAAATCGACCACTTCTTCCACTTGGCAGCATTCTATAACTTGATGTCGGAAGACGAGAACCTCGAGAACCAGGTCAATGTCCAGGGTACCCGGCGCGCAGTGGAAGTGGCTGGGGCCCTTCAAGCCAAGTGCTTTCACCAGATGAGTTCCATCGCCGTCGCCGGCGAATTTCGTGGGTACTGGCGAGAGGACATGTTCAAAGAGGCTGAGGGGCTTCGCCATCCCTACTTTCGCGCCAAACACGACGCGGAAGGAATTGTCCGGAGAGAATGTAGCGTTCCCTGGCGAATCTACCGCCCGGGGATCGTCGTTGGCCACTCCAAGACGGGCGAAATTAATAAGGTAGACGGACCCTACTACTTCTTCCGCTTCATTCAGAAGGTACGGAAGGTGTTTCCCGCGTGGGTACCACTAATCGGACTGGAAGGGGGCAGAATCAATATTGTTCCTGTCGATTATGTCGTCGATGCCATTGATCACCTGGCGCACAAGCGCGGTCTCAACAAACGCAGCTTTCACATCACAGATCCCGAGCCATTTCGCGCCGGCGAGATTCTGAACCTCTTCGCCAAGGCGGCCCACGCCCCGCAATTCGCCATGCGGATTGACTCGCGTATGTTCGACATTATTCCGAAAGGCATACTCGACGGCGTCTTGGAGCTTCCGCCCATCCGGCGCATTGCCGATACCTTCTTGAAGGACATCGGCATCCCGCGCGAGGCGTTGCGGTATTTGAACTACCCCACCCGCTTTGATTGTCGAGACACCATCAAAGAACTCGAAGGCACAGGCATTGTCTGTCCCCGTCTCAGCGACTACGCGCCCATGTTGTGGGACTACTGGCAGCGTCACCTGGATCCGGACTTGCACCGCGACAGGACCTTGGCAGGGGCGGTGAAGGACAAAGTCATTCTCATTACTGGCGCGTCGTCGGGCATTGGGCGAGCAGCCGCTGTCAAGATTGCGGCCGCCGGCGGAACGCCGATCATTGCGTCGCGTTCCCTTGAGAAATTGCGCGACGCGCAGCAAGAAATCGAGTCTCTGGGCGGCAAAGCCCACATTTATCAGGCCGACATCTCCGACATGGAAAGTTGCGACCAGCTCATCGACCAGATTCTAAGGGACCACGGCCGCGTGGATATCCTTGTAAACAACGCGGGCCGTTCCATTCGGCGCTCGATCAGGCAATCCTACGATCGCTTTCACGATTTCGAACGTACGATGCAGCTCAATTACTTCGGAGCTGTCCGCTTGATCCTGAAGGTGCTACCGGGAATGACAGAACGAAAATGCGGTCACATCATCAACATATCGACCATTGGCGTACTCGCAAACTCTCCACGGTTCTCGGCCTACACGTCCAGCAAATCCGCGCTCGACACCTTCTCGCGATGCGTTCAAGCGGAGTTGCTCGATAAGGACATCAAGTTCACGACTATCAATATGCCACTTGTACGAACCCCCATGATCAGTCCGACCTCGTTTTACGAGCACGTTCCTGCGCTTTCCTCCGAGGAGGCAGCCGATATGGTGTGCGAAGCCATCGTAGAGCAGCCGAAGCGTATCGCTACGCGCCTGGGTATTTTTGCCCAAGTGATGACAACTCTGTTCCCGAATCTTGCCGACGTGATTCTGAACACGGCGTATAAGATGTTTCCCGATACTGACCCCGCAAAGCAGGACGAAACGGCAGGGCAGGCCGAACCTTCTTCTGAGGCGGTTGTGTTTGCTGCTATTATGCGTGGAATCTACTGGTAA